From Enterococcus mediterraneensis, the proteins below share one genomic window:
- a CDS encoding ABC transporter ATP-binding protein: MKKILTMNKIVKTFGSGRTEVTALKGIDFSVKEGEFISIIGPSGSGKSTFLTISGGLQTPTSGEIMINGRSFNGLSEKKRADLRFEEIGFILQSSNLIPFLKVSEQFELVDRVTQKKEKSEKIDRLLRSLDIESLKNSYPKDLSGGERQRVAIARALYNDPSLILADEPTASLDTDHAYEVVKLLVKEAHEKQKATVMVTHDARMIQWSDRVYRMEDGYLVEADKKELIPS; the protein is encoded by the coding sequence ATGAAAAAAATATTGACAATGAATAAAATCGTTAAAACGTTTGGCTCCGGTCGGACAGAGGTGACTGCATTGAAAGGCATCGATTTTAGCGTCAAAGAGGGTGAGTTTATCAGCATCATTGGTCCTTCTGGTTCTGGAAAAAGCACTTTTCTGACAATTTCAGGTGGACTGCAGACGCCGACTTCCGGTGAGATCATGATCAATGGCCGTTCCTTTAATGGACTTTCAGAAAAGAAACGGGCAGATTTGCGGTTTGAAGAAATCGGCTTTATTCTTCAAAGTTCCAATCTGATCCCATTTTTAAAAGTAAGTGAACAATTTGAATTAGTCGATCGTGTCACACAGAAAAAAGAAAAATCTGAAAAAATCGATAGATTATTGCGTTCTTTGGATATCGAATCCTTAAAAAACAGCTATCCTAAAGATCTATCCGGCGGTGAAAGACAGCGTGTGGCGATCGCCCGTGCATTATACAATGACCCAAGTTTGATTTTAGCGGACGAACCGACGGCCAGTTTGGATACGGATCACGCCTATGAAGTCGTAAAACTTTTAGTAAAAGAAGCCCATGAAAAGCAAAAAGCGACTGTCATGGTCACCCATGATGCTCGAATGATCCAATGGAGCGATCGCGTTTATCGTATGGAAGACGGTTATTTAGTGGAAGCCGACAAGAAAGAGCTGATTCCTTCGTAA